The Acinonyx jubatus isolate Ajub_Pintada_27869175 chromosome E3, VMU_Ajub_asm_v1.0, whole genome shotgun sequence genome has a window encoding:
- the ANKRD61 gene encoding ankyrin repeat domain-containing protein 61 isoform X2, translating into MGNITKRGSRELVADGAKPLEEGPAAAALHIRLYEAIMREDCAAIRVLLRSHPVNQPMTILANSDSSYRLLLNQTQSIIPIHLAAKHRKAQSLLCLLEHGADPEVRDTRGLTTLHLMLLHWPIISTTWTKPGNRIRRILTDIQNDAITCLRILCEHGAQVNARVDNSNKHSPLHLAITYGTYPVLSILAQNGAHINAVNESSMTPLHTAADMLNKEMMETLIACGADVNCVISSTGNTALKLAVCTASSKAGRTLAAGVNCIRLLLIHGAQVNARDHEGQTAIHEACFGGREAIINLLLEFEANVNLLTRNGESPIYMYLQRGSNIRDTELLARLLHRSYPLRLTNNHGILPAGIMLPEFHLLRETLIKLSQRPLSLQDICKRNLRNIYGEKYKGHLKRLLPAKMWHSVYGFHDLAYLLK; encoded by the exons ATGGGAAACATAACCAAGAGAGGCAGCAGGGAGCTGGTGGCCGACGGGGCCAAGCCCCTGGAAGAAGGCCCAGCCGCGGCGGccctccacatcaggctctacgagGCCATCATGAGGGAGGACTGTGCGGCCATCCGGGTGCTCCTGAGAAGCCACCCCGTCAACCAGCCCATGACCATTCTGGCCAACTCCGACTCCAGCTACCGACTCCTCCTGAaccag ACGCAGTCCATCATCCCCATTCATCTGGCTGCCAAACACCGCAAGGCGCAAAGTTTGCTCTGTTTGCTAGAACATGGCGCTGACCCCGAAGTAAG GGACACAAGAGGCCTTACCACACTTCACCTGATGCTGCTGCACTGGCCGATCATTTCTACCACGTGGACAAAACCGGGGAACAGAATACGAAGGATCCTGACAGACATTCAGAACGATGCCATAACATGTCTCCGCATTTTGTGCGAACACGGAGCCCAAGTCAACGCTCGGGtagacaacagcaacaaacacTCTCCCCTCCACCTGGCCATAACCTACGGGACCTATCCAGTGCTCTCCATTTTAGCCCAAAATGGTGCCCACATCAATGCTGTTAATGAATCCAGCATGACGCCCCTTCACACGGCTGCAGACATGCTCAACAAGGAGATGATGGAAACATTAATTGCCTGCGGAGCAGATGTTAACTGCGTCATCTCCTCCACTGGGAACACGGCCCTTAAGCTGGCGGTGTGCACGGCGTCGAGCAAAGCAGGCCGAACGCTGGCCGCGGGCGTGAACTGCATCCGTTTACTGCTAATTCACGGAGCCCAAGTGAATGCCCGGGACCACGAAGGTCAAACGGCTATCCATGAGGCGTGTTTTGGAGGCAGAGAGGCAATTATCAATCTCTTGCTCGAATTTGAAGCAAATGTCAACCTATTAACAAGAAACGGGGAGTCTCCCATCTACATGTACCTTCAGCGCGGTTCCAACATAAGGGACACGGAGCTTCTGGCCAGGCTACTTCATCGCTCTTATCCTTTGAGACTGACCAATAACCACGGAATTCTACCTGCGGGAATCATGCTGCCAGAATTCCACCTCTTAAGGGAAACCCTCATAAAGCTATCTCAAAGACCCTTATCCCTACAGGACATCTGCAAAAGGAACCTCAGGAATATTTATGGTGAGAAGTACAAAGGGCACTTGAAGCGACTTCTCCCCGCGAAGATGTGGCATTCTGTATATGGCTTTCATGACTTAGCTTACCTCCTGAAATAG
- the EIF2AK1 gene encoding eukaryotic translation initiation factor 2-alpha kinase 1 isoform X1, whose product MLGGGSGAREREAEGDGAEAVPAPPAIEFPADGSDPKYDESDVPAELQVLKGPLQQPTFPFAVANQLLLVSLLEHLSHVHEPNPLRSRQVFKLLCQTFIKMGLLSSFTCSDEFSSLRLHHNRAITHLMRSAKERVRQDPREDNSHIQKIRSREVAFEAQTSRYLNEFEELAVLGKGGYGRVYKVRNKLDGQYYAIKKILINGATKTDCMKVLREVKVLAGLQHPSIVGYHTAWIEHVHVAQTQDRISIQLPSLEVISDEDDDRNQYVKTDESNSSSIIFAELTSEKEKSLEESGIENRNNRLVNYTTNAVTRDASEFESSGLLQGNGLAGLPSRSIVEHQLPLRHHSDLEENFASTEESSENLSLLGQTEVQYHLMLHIQMQLCQLSLWDWIVERNQRGQEYVDESACPYVMASVATKIFQEVVEGVFYIHNMGIVHRDLKPRNIFLHGPDQQVKIGDFGLACTDIIQKNTDWIDRDGKRMPTHTSRVGTCLYASPEQLEGSEYDAKSDMYSLGVILLELFQPFGTEMERVQVLTGLRTGQIPESLSKRCPVQAKYIQLLTRKNASQRPSAVQLLQSELFQNSANVNLTLQMKIVEQEKEIEELKKQLSLLSQDRRAKDDTKDGSVPVSPSSGSVNVNLDF is encoded by the exons ATGCTGGGAGGCGGCTCCGGGGCCCGGGAGCGCGAGGCGGAGGGCGACGGGGCGGAGGCTGTTCCTGCGCCGCCTGCCATTGAGTTCCCGGCCGACGGCTCGGACCCCAAGTATGATG aatctGATGTCCCAGCAGAACTGCAAGTGTTAAAAGGACCCCTACAACAGCCGACTTTCCCTTTTGCGGTTGCAAACCAACTGTTGCTTGTTTCTTTGCTGGAACACTTGAGCCATGTGCATGAACCAAACCCTCTTCGTTCAAGACAGGTGTTTAAAT TGCTTTGTCAGACCTTTATCAAAATGGGACTGCTGTCTTCTTTTACCTGTAGTGATGAGTTTAGCTCACTGAGACTACATCACAACAGAGCTATTACCCATTTGATGAGGTCCGCCAAAGAGAGAGTTCGTCAG gaTCCTCGTGAGGATAATTCTCATATCCAGAAGATCAG aTCAAGGGAAGTAGCCTTCGAAGCACAGACTTCACGTTACCTAAATGAATTTGAAGAGCTTGCTGTCTTAGGAAAAGGTGGATACGGAAGAGTGTACAAG GTCAGGAATAAATTAGATGGTCAGtattatgcaattaaaaaaatcctgattAATGGTGCAACTAAAACAGATTGTATGAAG GTACTGCGGGAAGTGAAGGTCCTGGCCGGCCTTCAGCATCCTAGTATAGTGGGCTACCACACTGCTTGGATAGAACATGTTCACGTGGCCCAAACACAAG ATAGAATTTCTATTCAGTTGCCATCTTTGGAAGTGATCTCCGACGAGGACGACGACAG aaatcaGTATGTTAAAACTGATGAAAGTAACAGCTCATCCATTATCTTCGCCGAGCTCacctcagagaaagagaagtcctTAGAAGAATCTGGCATTGAAAATCGGAATAACAGATTGGTGAATTACACCACCAATGCAGTTACAAGAGATGCCAGTGAATTTGAATCATCCGGTTTACTCCAGGGAAATGGTTTGGCCGGTTTGCCTTCCCGATCGATCGTCGAACATCAGCTGCCACTTAGGCATCATTCCGACTTAGAAGAGAATTTCGCATCCACTGAGGAATCTTCGGAAAACTTAAGTTTGTTGGGGCAGACGGAG GTGCAGTACCACCTGATGCTGCACATCCAGATGCAGCTGTGCCAGCTCTCGCTGTGGGACTGGATAGTCGAGAGAAACCAGCGGGGCCAGGAGTACGTGGACGAATCTGCAT GTCCCTATGTTATGGCCAGTGTTGCaacaaaaatttttcaagaaGTGGTGGAAGGTGTGTTTTACATACACAACATGGGAATTGTACACAGAGATCTGAAG cctagaaatatttttcttcatggccCTGATCAGCAAGTAAAAATAGGTGACTTTGGTCTGGCCTGCACGGACATCATACAGAAGAACACAGACTGGATCGATAGAGATGGGAAGA GAATGCCCACGCACACTTCCAGAGTGGGTACCTGTCTGTACGCCTCCCCTGAGCAGTTGGAAGGATCCGAGTATGATGCCAAG TCAGATATGTATAGCTTGGGTGTGATCCTGCTGGAGCTCTTTCAGCCGTTTGGAACAGAAATGGAGCGAGTGCAAGTTTTAACAGGTTTAAGAACTGGTCAGATACCTGAATCCCTCAGTAAGAGGTGTCCTGTACAAGCCAAGTATATCCAGCTCTTAACTAGAAAGAACGCATCTCAGAGACCGTCTGCTGTTCAGCTGCTGCAAAGCGAACTTTTCCAGAATTCTGCaaac
- the ANKRD61 gene encoding ankyrin repeat domain-containing protein 61 isoform X1, with amino-acid sequence MGNITKRGSRELVADGAKPLEEGPAAAALHIRLYEAIMREDCAAIRVLLRSHPVNQPMTILANSDSSYRLLLNQQTQSIIPIHLAAKHRKAQSLLCLLEHGADPEVRDTRGLTTLHLMLLHWPIISTTWTKPGNRIRRILTDIQNDAITCLRILCEHGAQVNARVDNSNKHSPLHLAITYGTYPVLSILAQNGAHINAVNESSMTPLHTAADMLNKEMMETLIACGADVNCVISSTGNTALKLAVCTASSKAGRTLAAGVNCIRLLLIHGAQVNARDHEGQTAIHEACFGGREAIINLLLEFEANVNLLTRNGESPIYMYLQRGSNIRDTELLARLLHRSYPLRLTNNHGILPAGIMLPEFHLLRETLIKLSQRPLSLQDICKRNLRNIYGEKYKGHLKRLLPAKMWHSVYGFHDLAYLLK; translated from the exons ATGGGAAACATAACCAAGAGAGGCAGCAGGGAGCTGGTGGCCGACGGGGCCAAGCCCCTGGAAGAAGGCCCAGCCGCGGCGGccctccacatcaggctctacgagGCCATCATGAGGGAGGACTGTGCGGCCATCCGGGTGCTCCTGAGAAGCCACCCCGTCAACCAGCCCATGACCATTCTGGCCAACTCCGACTCCAGCTACCGACTCCTCCTGAaccag CAGACGCAGTCCATCATCCCCATTCATCTGGCTGCCAAACACCGCAAGGCGCAAAGTTTGCTCTGTTTGCTAGAACATGGCGCTGACCCCGAAGTAAG GGACACAAGAGGCCTTACCACACTTCACCTGATGCTGCTGCACTGGCCGATCATTTCTACCACGTGGACAAAACCGGGGAACAGAATACGAAGGATCCTGACAGACATTCAGAACGATGCCATAACATGTCTCCGCATTTTGTGCGAACACGGAGCCCAAGTCAACGCTCGGGtagacaacagcaacaaacacTCTCCCCTCCACCTGGCCATAACCTACGGGACCTATCCAGTGCTCTCCATTTTAGCCCAAAATGGTGCCCACATCAATGCTGTTAATGAATCCAGCATGACGCCCCTTCACACGGCTGCAGACATGCTCAACAAGGAGATGATGGAAACATTAATTGCCTGCGGAGCAGATGTTAACTGCGTCATCTCCTCCACTGGGAACACGGCCCTTAAGCTGGCGGTGTGCACGGCGTCGAGCAAAGCAGGCCGAACGCTGGCCGCGGGCGTGAACTGCATCCGTTTACTGCTAATTCACGGAGCCCAAGTGAATGCCCGGGACCACGAAGGTCAAACGGCTATCCATGAGGCGTGTTTTGGAGGCAGAGAGGCAATTATCAATCTCTTGCTCGAATTTGAAGCAAATGTCAACCTATTAACAAGAAACGGGGAGTCTCCCATCTACATGTACCTTCAGCGCGGTTCCAACATAAGGGACACGGAGCTTCTGGCCAGGCTACTTCATCGCTCTTATCCTTTGAGACTGACCAATAACCACGGAATTCTACCTGCGGGAATCATGCTGCCAGAATTCCACCTCTTAAGGGAAACCCTCATAAAGCTATCTCAAAGACCCTTATCCCTACAGGACATCTGCAAAAGGAACCTCAGGAATATTTATGGTGAGAAGTACAAAGGGCACTTGAAGCGACTTCTCCCCGCGAAGATGTGGCATTCTGTATATGGCTTTCATGACTTAGCTTACCTCCTGAAATAG